The following coding sequences lie in one Micromonospora sp. R77 genomic window:
- a CDS encoding acyltransferase has translation MRRLRQLAERTPATRERYVDLLRALAITMVVLGHWGVTVIGHDPTGRPTGHSALGDLPWVWPLTWLAQVMPVFFLVGGYANAASLTARRAHGGNATGWLIDRSARLVRPTTALLVVLAVGAAVARLRGTDATEIRTVVWFATIPLWFLVAYLVVVPLTPPMYALHRRFGLAVPLVLVGLVALGDLGRLLGPAGLATGNYLFGWLAVHQLGFAWYDTRSPDLPRRRRLPTSRRAALVLLAGGLLALVLSTVVGPYPVVMLNVPGERLDNAAPPSLALLAAATTQLGLVLLLRDPATRWLRRSRPWQAVIAVNAVVLTVFLWHLTAAVLLVGLLDALGVLPTPRVGSAAWWAWRIPWLAALAVLLAALVAVFGPIEARSRRYAPAGPGSGPGPGKTIGPGTARPGGATGRRLRTGLAVAGYAGVVAGLLLNSLTRKAAPEPLGLPAPALVAYLAGAGVLRLLRSGWGSPG, from the coding sequence ATGCGCCGCCTCCGGCAGCTCGCCGAGCGCACTCCGGCCACCCGGGAGCGGTACGTCGACCTGCTCCGGGCGCTCGCCATCACCATGGTCGTTCTCGGTCACTGGGGCGTCACCGTCATCGGTCACGACCCGACCGGCCGGCCCACCGGGCACTCCGCCCTCGGTGACCTGCCCTGGGTCTGGCCGCTGACCTGGCTGGCCCAGGTGATGCCGGTCTTCTTCCTGGTCGGCGGGTACGCCAACGCCGCCTCCCTCACCGCCCGCCGCGCTCACGGGGGAAATGCCACCGGCTGGCTGATCGACCGCAGCGCCCGCCTGGTCCGCCCCACCACCGCCCTGCTGGTGGTGCTCGCGGTCGGGGCCGCCGTCGCCCGGCTGCGCGGCACCGACGCCACCGAGATCCGCACCGTGGTCTGGTTCGCCACCATCCCGCTCTGGTTCCTCGTCGCCTACCTGGTGGTGGTCCCGCTGACCCCACCGATGTACGCGCTGCACCGCCGCTTCGGCCTGGCCGTGCCGCTGGTGCTGGTCGGCCTGGTGGCGCTCGGCGACCTGGGCCGGCTGCTCGGGCCGGCCGGCCTGGCCACCGGGAACTACCTGTTCGGCTGGCTGGCCGTGCACCAGCTCGGCTTCGCCTGGTACGACACCCGCTCCCCCGACCTGCCGCGCCGGCGTCGGCTCCCCACGTCCCGCCGGGCGGCGCTGGTGCTGCTGGCGGGCGGGCTGCTCGCGCTGGTCCTGTCGACGGTGGTCGGGCCGTACCCGGTGGTGATGCTGAACGTGCCCGGCGAGCGGCTGGACAACGCCGCGCCGCCGAGCCTGGCGCTGCTCGCGGCGGCCACCACCCAGCTCGGGCTGGTCCTGCTGCTGCGCGATCCGGCCACCCGCTGGCTGCGCCGCAGCCGTCCGTGGCAGGCGGTGATCGCGGTGAACGCGGTGGTGCTGACCGTCTTCCTCTGGCACCTGACCGCCGCGGTGCTGCTGGTCGGGCTCCTCGACGCCCTCGGCGTGCTGCCCACCCCCCGGGTCGGGTCGGCGGCCTGGTGGGCGTGGCGGATCCCCTGGCTGGCCGCGCTGGCCGTGCTGCTGGCCGCGCTGGTCGCCGTCTTCGGCCCGATCGAGGCGCGCAGCCGTCGGTACGCCCCCGCCGGGCCGGGCAGCGGCCCCGGGCCGGGGAAAACCATCGGGCCGGGAACCGCCCGGCCCGGCGGGGCGACCGGCCGGCGGCTGCGCACCGGGCTCGCGGTGGCCGGTTACGCCGGGGTGGTGGCGGGACTGCTGCTGAACAGCCTGACCCGCAAGGCCGCCCCGGAACCGCTGGGGCTGCCCGCCCCGGCGCTGGTGGCGTACCTGGCCGGGGCGGGGGTGCTGCGGCTGCTCAGGTCTGGGTGGGGAAGCCCAGGTTGA